The Desulfovibrio sp. G11 region GAGCGCAGTCTTTTCACCGCCCTTGTCACGCAGGCGGGTACGCAGACGGCTCACCTGCACGTCTATGCTTCTGTCAAACGCCCCGGCATTGCGGCCCTGGGTCAGGTCCATAAGGGCGTCGCGGCTCAGCACTGTTTGCGGGTTTTCAAGAAAAGCCATGAGCAGGCGATACTCGGCGCCGCTCAGGTTCACCATAACCCCACAGGGAGATTGCAGACAGCGGGACGCCCTGTCCAGACGCCAGCCTGAAAAATGCACGCTGCCGCTTTCTCTGGCCGGCACAGGCAGGCCCTCGTTACGCCGCAGCACGCTGCGGATGCGCGCCAGCAGCTCGCGCGGTTCAAAGGGCTTGGCCATGTAGTCGTCCGCGCCCAGCTCCAGCCCCACCACGCGGTCTGTGCTTTCACCCAGCGCGCTCAGAAAGATAATGGGGATGCGCCACTGCTTCCGCACCTCACGGCAGACCATAAAGCCGTCCTGCCCGGGCAGCATGACATCCAGCACTATAAGATCCGGCCTGTCACGGCGCAGAATATCCATAAGCGCATCACCGTTTTCGGCGCAGCTTACCTCAAAGCCGTGCTTCTTCAGATAGCCGGACAAAAGGTCCAGGATTTCCCGGTCGTCATCCACAAGACATATGGTCTGTCGGCGTTCCATATTTCCCCTGCATGTCTGTTCCGCATGTTTTCGGGCGTACCCGAGGGTACAGTAAGCCCGCGGCCGGGAACTTTCAATGGCGTGGCCCGCTCGTCAGCGCCGCAGTCAGAGGTGGCGCACGCCATGCGGCGGCTCCGCTCTTGAGCCTGCCTCACGGAAGCGCTACACTTGCACAAATTTCATTCACCGAGGAGCCTGCCATGCAGCGAACCCTGATTATCGACGCTCTCAACTCCACATCGGCCCAGCCCGCCATAGTCCTGTGTGGCTGGATACGCACACGCCGCGACGCCAAGGATTTCAGCTTTGTGGAAATCAACGACGGTTCCTGCCTCGCCAACATGCAATGCATCGTGGACGCGGGTACGCCTGCCCATCAGGGCCTCGGCGATGCGGCCACAGGCGCTGCCGTGCGCGTGACGGGCGAACTTGTATCCTCGCCGGGCAAAGGGCAGCAGTGGGAGGTGCGCGCGCATGACGTGCAGGTTTACGGCCTGGCCGACCCCGAAAATTTTCCTTTGCAGAAAAAACGCCATTCCGACGAATTTTTGCGCACCATTGCCCACCTGCGGCCGCGAACCAACAAGTACGGAGCCGTATTCCGCATCCGCTCCGAGGCTGGCTTTGCCGTTCACGATTTTTTCCGCGGCCGCCGCTTCGCCTGGGTGCATACCCCTGTACTTACCGGCGCGGACTGTGAGGGCGCGGGCGAGATGTTCCGCGTGACCACACTTGAGCCGGGCGCAAAAAACCTGGATCAGGATTTTTTCAGCCGCCAGTGCAACCTGACGGTTTCAGGCCAGCTTGAGGCTGAAGCCCTGGCCACGGGCCTTGGGCGGGTGTACAGTTTTGGCCCGACCTTCCGGGCAGAAAATTCCAACACGCCGCGCCACGCCGCCGAATTCTGGATGATCGAGCCGGAAATGGCCTTTGCCGATCTGGAAGACCTTATGGAGCTGGGTGAAGGGCTTACCCGGCACGTAGTGGACCATGTGCTCACCCGTTGCGAAAGCGACGTGAATCTTTTTGACAGCTTTGTGGACAAGGGCCTGCGCCAGCGCCTGCAGGACATGCTGGCTGCGCCCTTTGGTCGTGTGTCCTACACGGAGGCCGTGGAAATTCTGCAGAAAAGCGGCAAGGATTTTGCCTTTCCCGTTGCTTTCGGTACAGACCTGCAAACCGAACATGAGCGTTACCTGGCGGAAGAACACTTTAAAAAGCCTGTTATCGTTTATGATTACCCCAAAGATATCAAGGCGTTTTACATGCGCCAGAATGAGGATGGCAAAACCGTGGCCGCTATGGACATGCTGGTTCCGCGCATCGGCGAGCTTATCGGCGGATCGCAGCGCGAAGAGCGCCTGCCCACACTTGAGGCCCGCATACGCGAAATGGGGCAGAACCCGGAAGATTACTGGTGGTATCTCGAACTGCGCCGCTTCGGCACTGTGCCTCACGCCGGTTTCGGCCTGGGCTTCGAGCGCCTGCTCATGCTGCTCACGGGCATTACCAATATCCGCGATGTCATCCCCTTCCCCCGTACGCCGGGCAATCTGGAATTTTAGGCCATAATGGCCTGAACTGCAGCAGCTATCCATCTTCGTCCTCGGCAGCGTAAAGGTACAAAACTGTTCCGCCGGGCGGCATCGCCCGGCGGAACAGCCATATGGGCAGCCGCCCCTGTGGGCAGATGCCCCCCCCGCGTTCCGGCAGGTGCGCTCCGCCGTTGCCTCGGCGCGTGCCACACCTCTCTCCCCTACCCACCCCCTTGTCTGCCTGAAGTGCATGCAGCGCAGGCCAAACAGTCCCATCCCGTACCCGCCCGGTGCTGTTCCGGCGTTACCTGACGTTACCCGACGCATGCCCGGCAGTTTTCACGCTCGTTATCCGCAACGGCGATTCCCGCGTAAAACTTCGCGCGCGGCGCACAACGCGCCCTTCACATTTACCGCGATCAGGACTATACTGTCGCCTCACCGCGCGCATTTGCCGCGCTCTTTTTATCGGCGGCCCCGTAAGGCCGACGTGCATCGCCCAAGGAGAGCGAAAAGCCATGAGCAAGAAGCTGACTGTTGCCGTTGTTGGCGCCACTGGCGCCGTAGGCCGTGAAATGCTCAAGACCCTTCACGAGCGCGACTTTCCCGCCACCGAAATCCGTGCCTTTGCTTCCGCCCGTTCGGCGGGAACCAAGGTTCCTTTCGGCGAACAGGAACTGACCGTTCAGGAACTTAAAGAAGACGTCTTTGAAGGCATTGACCTGGCCATTTTTTCCGCAGGCGGCGCCGCTTCGCTAAAATTTGCCCCCCATGCGGCCCATGCCGGCTGCGTCGTGGTGGACAACTCCTCCACATGGCGCATGGATGACCGCTGCCCCCTGGTGGTGCCCGAAGTCAACGCCCAGGCCCTGGAAGACCATAACGGCATCATCGCCAATCCCAACTGTTCTACCATCCAGATGATGGTGGCGCTCAAGCCCCTGCACGATGCGGCCAAAATCAGGCGCGTGGTTGTTTCCACCTATCAGGCGGTTTCGGGCACCGGGCAGAAGGGTATTGAAGAGCTGGAGCGCCAGGTGCGCGACCTCTTCAACGGGCGCGATCCAGAAAACAAGACCTACCCCTACCGCATTGCCTTCAACTGCCTGCCCCACATCGACGTTTTCCTTGAAAATGACTACACCAAGGAAGAAATGAAGATGGTCCACGAAACCGTCAAGATTTTCAACGATCCGTCGGTCAAGGTCACGGCTACCTGCGTGCGCGTACCCGTTTTTTACTGCCATGCCGAATCCGTCAACGTGGAAACGGAAAAAAAGCTTTCGGCCAGAGATACCCGCGTTATGCTTGCGCAGGCTCCGGGTGTGCGCGTGTTCGACAATCCCCGCGAGCTTATGTATCCCATGCCCGGCTACTGCGTGGGCGATGACCACACCTATGTGGGCCGTATCCGTGAGGACGAAACCATTGCAAACGGCCTCAACATGTGGATTGTGGCCGACAACGTGCGCAAGGGCGCGGCCCTCAACACGGTGCAGATCGCCGAAGAGCTTGTGCAGCGCGGCCTTGTGCGCGTGACGGACAAAAACGTCTTTATGTCCTGATATTGAACGCATGCAGCAAACGTGCGGGGCGTTCTGCGCCCCGCGCGCCTTTTGAGGAGACGCCCTTGAAAGCAGTCGATGCCCATACCTATCTTGCGGCCCTGCTGGCCGCTCCCCGGCCCGGTTCTGAAAACGTGCTGGCGTTCTATGATCACAGGGTGGGGCATATCTGCACTGACGCGGCCCTTCTGCTTTTGCCGCTGGATGATCACATCTGCCACAGGGGCGACGGTCTTTTTGAGAGCATCAGCTACCGCCAGGGCAGGCTGTTCAGCTTTGACCAGCACCTTGCGCGCCTCAAGGACGGAGCCGCGGCTCTCGGCATCCCCCCTCCCTGTCCGTGGGATACACTGCGCCGCATCATACTGGACGTGGCCCGCGCCTCGGGCAGCGATCACGGCGACATGCGCATATTCCTGAGCCGAGGCCCTGGCGGCTTCGGCATCAGCCCGGCTGAATGCCCCCAGGCAGGCCTGTATGTGGTGGCCCTGCGCAAAAAATTTGCGGGCCAAGCCTTTTATGAAAAAGGGCTCACCGCCTTTACCAGTGACATCCCGCCCAAGCAGGAATACCTGGCCCGCATAAAAAACACCAATTATCTGCCCAATGTGTTCATGGCTATGGAGGCCGCCCGCAAGGGCATGGACGTTGCCGTGACCTTTGATGAAGACGGCTTCATGGGCGAAGCCGCCACAGCCAACGTGGGCCTTGTGGACGAACGGGGACGCCTGCTCTGCCCCGAACTCAGACGCATCCTGCCCGGCACCACCATGCTGGCCGCCCTTGAACTGGCCGCGCGCCGCCACCCCGGTCCCATGACGGTAATAGAGGCCCCCATAGCCAAAGAACAGATCAGCACGGCCAGTGAAATGCTGCTTTTCACCAGTTCCACCCTCTGCGTGGGGGTGACCCATTTTGACGGAAAGCCCGTGGGCTGCGGCGAGCATCTGGGCAGGCCGGGTCCGGTGGCCCGGTGGCTCAAGGATGCCCTGCTGCGGCATTTGATGGAACAAGGTACTCCCTTCTGATGCGTGTTCTGCTTATTGCCCTGCAAAATACGGTTCCCGGCCCCGCCTCGCCGGAAGAGCAGGCCCGGTGGGCCGAACTCGGCTCGCCCATGCGCACCGCGCGGATGGAAGAAGAACACGTTCTGGCCCTGGCCCGCGCCATGCGTGATGGCGGCCGTCTCGCCCCCATGCTGGCCTGCCGTGAATCTTCGTACCTTCATGCCCGGGCATGCCAGCTCAACCTGCCTGTTCTGACCGTAAACGGGGCAAGCCCCGGCAATCCTTTCAATTTCTGGCGCTTGTGGCGCTGGCAGCGCAGACATCAGAAACTGCTTGTGCAGACAATGGGGCAGGACGCCGTGTCCCTGGGCCGCAGCGTACTGCGCATGCGCCCGGCAGGAGGCACCCTGCTGGCCCATGCCTTTCCTCTCCGCCCCCCGCAGGGGCAGTGCGCCGCAAGCAGGGCCTTCAGGGCTGCCCACAAGGTGCTGTGCGGCTCGCGCCATGTCATGGAGCGCCTGGCCGCCGCAGAAGCCCGGCAGGCCCCAGACACCCCGGCCGAAAAGAAGGGCAAGAGCAAAAAAAACAGTACTGGAAACACCGGTTCCCGTCCGGAATGCGGCGAAAAACCCCGCACCCTGCCCCTGGGACATGCCCCCCTCACACTGCTGGCTCCGGGCATGAGCCTTGACGATTTTTTACCCGCCGCAGAATGCGAAGCAGGCCGCTCCGCAGTGCCTGATTCCGGCCTTTCCGGGCCGGACCGCTTTGTTTTTGGCCTGGCCGATGCCCTGACGCCGCGTTCCGGTGCGCAGGTGGTCATGCGGGCCATGTCGGCCATCTGGCAGCGCGACGACCTGCCGCCGTGGGAAGTGCGCGCCCTGGGGGGCGGCCCCCGCCTTGCCGAAATCCTTGACGAAGCCGAAAGCCTTGGCGTGGCCTCACGCCTGAGCATACTCAACGAGCAACACCTGCCCGATGTCTTGCCCCGCTGCCATGCCTGGATCGCGCCCGGCTCTTCCCCCGAGGAGCTGCCCGAGAACCTGTGGGCCGGTGTGGCCGCGGGCCTGCCCCTGCTGTGCAGTCAAAGCCCCCTGCACCTAGAACGCCTGTCTCTGGAAGGCGGCAAACCGCACAACGCGGCCCTGCTGGTGGAAGAAAACGATCCGCAGGCCCTGGCAAAAGCCATGATCGACCTTATGCAGAACGCGGACCTGCGCCGGGATCTTGTACGCGGCGCGCAGGCGCTGCGCCCCCATGTGGGACTGGAAGCCTTTGCGGCGCGCGCCTGCGCCCTGTATACCCAATGGTGCCGCGAACTGGGCTGGCTTGAGCCGGACCATGATGACGGCCACCGGTCTTGAATATAATTACGTACTGAAATACTCTGGCATACCGTTTTCAAATACAGCCCAGGAACAGCGATGAAGTGTAAAATCTGCAAAGCCGAGGCCGCAGTAGCCCTGCGCAGCCACAATGCCGCCTTTTGCCCCGACTGCTACAAGGACTTCTTTTCCCGCCAGGTAACCAGGGGCATTGAAGGACAGAAGCTTTTTACCCGTGACGAGCGTGTGCTCGTGGCCCTTTCCGGGGGCAAGGATTCCCTTGCCCTCATGCTCGAACTTTCCCGCCAGGGCTACAATGTCACGGGTCTGCACATTGACCTGGGCATTCCCGTATCCTCGGCCGCGGCGCGGGGCGTCGTGGAACGCTTTTGCGCCAAGCACGGCCTCAAGCTCATGATCAGGGAAATGGCCGCCGAAGGCCTTGCCATTCCTGCGGTCAAGGCGCGCCTGAACCGGCCCGTCTGCTCGGCCTGCGGCAAGATCAAGCGTCATTTTTTCAACAAGGTCGCGCTGGATGAGGGCTTTGACGCCCTGGCCACCGGACACAACCTTGATGACGAAGTGGCCCGTCTTTTCAGCAACACCCTGCGCTGGGACACGGCCTACCTTTCCGATCAGGGACCGCGCCTCGATAGCGAACACGGCTTTTCACGCAAGGTCAAACCACTGTGGCGGCTTACGGAATTTGAAACCGCCAACTATGCCTTTCTGATGGGCATAGAAAACCACTATGCGCCCTGTCCTTACAGCCCCGGGGCCAGCTTCACCACGCTCAAGGGGCTGCTGCAAAATCTTGAAGCCGCCATGCCCGGCCGCAAACTGGACTTTTATCAGGGTTTTCTGGCGCGGGGGCGGCCTGTTTTCGCACGGCGCGAAGCTGAAGAGGGGGTAACCCTTGCCCCCTGTACGCTGTGCGGCTATCCCACATCTTCGGGGGATACCTGCGGCGTCTGCCGCATACGCGCAGCCCTGAGCGGGGACAGTGCATAACGCACCAGAGCAATTTCACTTTATAACTGCCCTGACAGCTTCAAACAAAAATCCCGACCAGTGTTACATGGGCCGGGATTTTTTGCGCCTGAATGAAGGGGGGACATCCGTTATCACCCCTGCATGACAATGGATAGTGTGTGTGCTCCACAGTGGGGCCAAGCTGTTTTTTGGCTCAAATATGCGCATAACTACATATATTTGTTATATTAGATTCGAAGCGCCGACCTGGGCTAAGCTTTTTATGGTCAGAAGATGAAATACCCCGCCAGTAGGAAGAACTTTTCATCCGTATTGGGAACGGTGTTGGGACCGAAAAAGCCCTCACGGTATTTAAACCATGAGGGCTTGATTTTAATGGCGCGCCCGGCGAGATTCGAACTCACGACCTTTGGCTCCGGAGGCCACGAATCTTTATTTTTATAGATTACTATTGTTTTTCTTTAACTTTTAATTTCATATAGTTATTCGAGACAAGGCTTGCATTCAGTTGCATCCTTTGGCATATTTTTTGTGAATAAGGTTGGAAATAGGGTTGGAATTTTCTGAAGGAGACAGCTATGGCTGGGCAATCTCGCATAAAGACGAATTACCCTGGAATCTTTTACCGAATTACCGAGCGCAAAGGTAAGCGTGGTGAAGAACGCGTTTACTATATTGTTTTCAAACAGGACGGTAAAGTTATAGAAGAGAAGGTCGGCAGGCAGTATGCAGACGATATGACTCCCGCTAAGGCATCCGGCATTAGAGCCGAGCGGATAGAAGGAAAACGCGTTTCCCGCAAAGATATTCGTGAGGCTGCTCTCGCAGCCAAAGCCGCCGAAGACGCCAAACCGACCATCATCAAACTCTGGAATCAATATCAACAGTTTTTTGATGACGGGAAGACCAGAAAACCTGATACAAGTAGATATCATTTATATATAGAAAATATTTTTGGAGACAAAACGCCCGGTGAAATCACTACGCTAGACGTTGACAAGCTTCGCCAGAAACTACTCAAAATAGGGAAAAGTGCGCAAACAGCAAAACATGTGCTCGCATTACTCCGTCGTATTATCATGTTTGGCGTTAAAAAGGGGCTATGCGCAGCCCCAGACCCTTCTAAGCTTCATTTTGAGATGCCACGAATAGACAATCAAAAGACGGAGAATTTGAGTGCTAATCAGTTGAAAAAATATCTGGAAGCCATTGATAATGAACCAGATCAGGATGCTGCGGCATTCTTGCGCCTTGCACTTGTTACTGGCATGCGCAAGGGAGCATTGATGGCGCTTCAATGGACGGACATTGATTTTGAAAGCGGTTTTATTTTGCTGCGTGGAGAAGCGGCAAAAAAAGGTAAAACGGAGCGCATCCCCCTCTCTCATGCGGCACGGGCCATTCTGCAAGGTGTCAGAAGAACCGACAGCCCCTTTGTTTTTCCGGGACGGAATGGTGCGCAGCGCAAGGATTTTCGTAAAATTGCCGTACGGGTCAAGCAGAATGCCGGACTCCCTGACGATTTCCGGCCTCTGCATGGATTGCGCCATGCCTATGCCTCACTTCTTGCTTCCAGCGGCAAGGTCGATTTATACACGTTGCAGAAATTGCTAACCCATTCCAGTCCGCAAATGACCCAGAGGTACGCACACCTTGCCGATGAGGCGATGCAGCGGGCGGCCAGTGTTGCAGATGAAATCTTTGCCATGGATACGGAGAAAAAGTGATGACAAATCCAGCCCTTGACCAGACGACTTTGGAAGAGTCCTTTTTCTTTTGTGAATATGCGAAGCGCAGATTTGAGGTGTCGAGCTATAACAACGGTGAAATAGAAAAAGCAATTGATACTGTCGGGTTAATTTTAGACTCGTATTATAAAGAAACTTATAATGTTCCTTACCCAATGAAAATGGATTTTCTTTCTGATGTGATTATTGCTTGTGAATACATTGGGGTGAACGAATTAGCCAAGAAATTTAGATGTCACCGTGTAGAGACCAGAAAGCTTTCATTTAAAAATCTTGCTGAGCAAGCGAATCAAGCAATAAACGAACTTGAGAATATTGGAAATCTTTTAGACATTGCGTGCAGATTTAATATGTCTTCGTCTTTTCTTCCTTTTCCGTACAACATGGAAAGTGTAATATTAAACATTGTATCAAACAAAGGACTTCCACAAGCTTTTAAACTAAGAGATATTGAAGAACAAAAATGCTTCGTAATGGGCTGTAATAACTATATTTTATTTCTTGTGAACCGGCACGTGTCACTTGATGAAACAATCCAAGAGCTTACAAGGCAAGCAACTCTTTTTAAATCGAATGATGACTACAAAAAATCAGGAAAACCAGAGATACTAAGCGCTATTCATAAGAAATCAAAATCAGGAACACATAAACAAACACAGTATAATACCTATTATAAATCAATTGGAATTTTTCTTTATGATTTATGCATTATAAATAAATACAACTATGAAGGCGCTGCTGACGAATTAATGAGGATGCACACAAAAATAAAATGCAGTCCAAAATTTAAAATATTAGAATCGTCAAAAGACTGCAATTTCTGTAAGAAGTTTGGAGCGTGTAGATCTTTATGGAAAAAACAGTTTTTTGCTGCAGTTGATAAAATCAAAGGAACTGAATCTCAAGAAGAGTGGTTAAAAATTGCAAAGGAAAAATCACAACAGAAAATATGTGAGAGACGTCCCGTAAGTTTTTTTGAGTACAAGTTCGGCACTCCGCCAACTCCCTCTGAAAAATAAATGCCGCAGCTAATCTGCAGATACGCCCCCCCCCCGTGTGCTTTTTGGCCATGACAAAATGAAAACAATTTTCAACTTTGGATTTAAGCCTTTCCCCCACAAAAACTTCTCGCCCCCCTCCCTTTTCATTCATTAAGACAGTAGCCGGAGCTCCTAATTCAAAATTGGAGGTTGGCTAATGTCCACCACAGAATCAACATGCCATTGCTTGACAGAGCAAGAGGTTTCGGCCCGAACCGGGCTGAGCCTCTCTACACTTCGCGTACACAGATTTAAGCGTACAGGGTTTCCCTATATCAAAATAGGGCGTTCCGTGCGTTACCGCGTCTGTGACCTGGAAGCATATCTTTCAGAGCACCGTATTGACCCCTCTGGTAACAGCTAATGGATTTTACGCGGCTTGTGTTTGCTCATCGACAGTGAGCATCACCAAGATAACTCGTACGCTCTCCAGCGGCGGTTGCTGCTGGAGAGCGTGCAAGAAGCTATGGCTTGACTTGGAGCATGTCCAATTTCGTAACGGTGAGGTCACTGTCAAGGCTTTGATTCTGACCGTTTCCCGAGACTGAAGAAGAAATTTTCCAAGCCATATAAGCGAAATGGCCTTTAACAAAGGCATATCAGGAGAACTCCATGGGAACATTTAAGCAGAAATTTGACAAACAGCATGAGCTGTACATCCAGAAGCTTGAAGAGGGGACGAGCGATCCTGAAATTATGCGTGAAATGGACTGGTCTCCCCAGCAACTGCGGCGTCATCAGGCCCAGGCGTTCATCGATGGACATCAGAGGCAGGATAACGGCAATCAGGCCGTAGTGGCCCTGGCAGACATGTCTTTGGAGATTAAAGCATTGTTTAAGAATGCGCCCGAAAAAGCCCTTCTCAAGTTTGAGCTTGTAGACGGCGAAAGCAACGGCAGTGCTATTGTAACAGTTATCTAACTGAACCCATGACCTGGGGATGCCTCCATCCCCAGGTCATGGGCAATCAATGATGACTGAAGTGAGGTGACTTATGACTTATGACTCACCTGGTGTTGGGCGTAGGTTGAAAATTTCATCGCTAAAACGCGAAAAGGAAGAGACAAATCTGCATTTCGCAAATTTTAGCGGGTGCAATTTGCCACTGACTACTAGGAAAATTGTAGAAGCCGTTTCGACATCACGACATGTAGATTCAGGTTTGGTTTTACTGGGCTGGTTGGCTTCAATTGCAGGAATTGACAGAGGCTGTCATCGTATTAAGCACAAAACAACCGGATATATTAACTTACTTGCTTTACTTATCATAGCCGGTGCAGAATCTGGATGTGGGAAATCATTGGCACTTGAATTTTTTATAGAGTCCATCAGCAACATTGAACTTAACAGCTACGATCAAGGTTCATCCGACTGTGAAGAAGAGGCTTGTGATGCATGCAACCAGCGCATCAAATTCCTAAAAGGTGAATACGTTAAAACAGGCGATCCTGCCAAGCTTAGTGAAATTAAGAATATTAGACAAGAGCTGAGCGAAATCGAAACGAAAAGAAACAAGCCTCGATTCCTCATGTCTGACATAACGAAGGCGGCCTATTTCAAGCTTATGGTTGATCAGGGATTTGTTATGCGGATGGAATCAGATGGCATTTTGTTGCCGCGAGATTCTTTCAATATGGTCAGAAAATTTTGGGGAGGGGAAGCTCATTCTGAGAGTCGAATTAGCAGGGGGCAAGCATCCTGCAATGATCCTTTCATCGTTGACCTTGTTTTCACGCAGATTGAGCCTTTTACAAAGTTCATCAAGGACAAGAGCTACATTGAAACAGGGTTGTGTGCTCGTATGCTTACCTACAGGGCCGCACCGCATGATCCGCGGATGTATCAAACTTCTCAGCACGAATTAGACCCAGAAATAAAGGCGTTGATCCAAAGAACTCTTGTTCGAGTTAACGATTGTGCAAACTCTAGTGTCGAGCACCAGATCATCACGCTGGATGCAGAGGCAGAGCGTGCTTGGGATAATTTTCGAATAAAATGCTCTGAAGATGCATCCGGGCGGAATGTTGAAATTAAAGAGTGGGCAAAACGGATGGCACAGCATGCTTTAAGAATAGCAGGGATTCTTCATGTTGCGGAATATTCTGAACCTGAAAAAACACCTGTATCGTGGGATGAAATCGACACCGCAATACAGATCACAGAAGTGTTAGCAGACAATTTGTGGGAATGCATATCTGGTCATGCAAACAGGCAAGAGCTGGTTTGTATGTGTGATGTGGGGATACATATTCTTGAGGAAAATTTGAGGACATTTAACGCTACGCAACTCAAGCAGCGATTCAAAGATCGCTACTCAGCGGCCGAAGTCAATGTTGCTCTCTATAAACTGGAAAGGCGAGCCATTATCAGAGATCTCTCTGAATCGTATTGTTATAGTAGGCGTGGCAGGCCTTCAGGGCATGAATACAGGAACGAGTATTACGATAAGCACTTCAGGGGCTAATGAGGATTAAATCATATTAGCAAAAGGCATTCTCTTGGTATTCAGGGGAATGCCTTTTTTCTGCACATTGAAAAATGGCATATGTTTCAGGTGGACGGGTATTTGTTAGGGGGAGGGGGCCGCTAACAAATACCCTCGCCCATATTCCCTTTGCGTGAAAGGTTCCGGTACCGGCAAAACCCACTTGTCCATA contains the following coding sequences:
- a CDS encoding DUF3987 domain-containing protein, producing the protein MTYDSPGVGRRLKISSLKREKEETNLHFANFSGCNLPLTTRKIVEAVSTSRHVDSGLVLLGWLASIAGIDRGCHRIKHKTTGYINLLALLIIAGAESGCGKSLALEFFIESISNIELNSYDQGSSDCEEEACDACNQRIKFLKGEYVKTGDPAKLSEIKNIRQELSEIETKRNKPRFLMSDITKAAYFKLMVDQGFVMRMESDGILLPRDSFNMVRKFWGGEAHSESRISRGQASCNDPFIVDLVFTQIEPFTKFIKDKSYIETGLCARMLTYRAAPHDPRMYQTSQHELDPEIKALIQRTLVRVNDCANSSVEHQIITLDAEAERAWDNFRIKCSEDASGRNVEIKEWAKRMAQHALRIAGILHVAEYSEPEKTPVSWDEIDTAIQITEVLADNLWECISGHANRQELVCMCDVGIHILEENLRTFNATQLKQRFKDRYSAAEVNVALYKLERRAIIRDLSESYCYSRRGRPSGHEYRNEYYDKHFRG